The stretch of DNA TCGATTGCCACGTCGTGTTCCTGCTCCAACAGATTACCGTCATCGTCGTCATCAACATCGGTTTGCACACGATCGATCGGCGATGGGAAAACATTCCGATCATcgcaaaacaaattttcattgcaATTCGGGTGGAGTGACCCAAACAACCGAGTACAAAGAAAGGTAGCGGCATTCTGAGCTTCGAGGGAACATTGGTGTATGTACCCATTGTGGAGCGGTCTCTCAAACGCTGCCTTTTTCGCCAGCAAGGTCATCGGTCGCTCAAATGTATATGGAGTTACAACAGGGGAAGGGGTATTTAAATCCATCACCGATGGACGTAGTTCACGCCTTGGAAATTCTACTGGGTGCCTCACTTGTTGAGAGATGATCATGTTCATCAATCCTCTCGTCGGTTGTTGAAAGGAAGACGGTTGTTGGTTGTAACCGAAATGAGCTTGGTAGTTTCCTTTAAATGAATCCTTTTGAGGTAGCTGCCACTCGTTTTGACCTCCGCTGTTGTATTGATGAGTGATATCATAAGAGTCTTCATGAATACGAAGAAGTTCATTCAGATGGGATtgaatttcatgaaattttttaaCTCGATTCTGCTGAGTGTACGTTGGTTCTGGTTGCGGCCTTTCATAGGTCTCGTAATCTGATGTTTGGAAGTCACGATCATCACGTTCATAAATGTAACGCTTTTGTTTCACACTTGATTCATCTGTAGAACAGCTTATAGTGACTGTCGCTATGATTAGAAAAACCTGAGAGttcttcatcgaaaaaaaatattagaatttttcacacacaaaaaaacagcTCACGAAGATACTATTTGATCGAGTGATCACGATCAATTGGCACGCGAGACGGATTTATAAACTATTTATGTTTGTTTTGCGGCAACCGCCAAAAGACTTTATATCGACTGCAGAATCTTTTACTGCTGTTTAGTTACGGTCAGTTCACGCCATTCCTTCGCTAGAGTTTATGAACGGAAGTGCCACAAAAGTATATTGAGCTTAATTTACTACCAGTTGAAGACGCTATATAAATATTTTCCAATGTAATACATTGTTACGCGAGCGTTAGCTGCGTCATTCGTGGAGGATGGGAATGGTTGTTTCAatgattttgattattttgtttGCTATTGAATAATTGATTCACAATCTTACATCATAGCAATACTGTCCTATGATAATCAGGGTTACcaataatgaaatatttttGGTTTACACTATTGTTTTTCCATAAAGTCACACAACATTTATGTACAGCTGATATAAAAACTTCGATGAGTTCTTTGCGAAACTCCAAAGAATATTTATATTGGTGGAAACACATTTTTTGTTCAATGCCGAATATCAATTACTCACTGAAATTTGTGAAAGTCCATTGTACAATCTCAATTTCCTTTTTTCTGTCGTGTTTTTGGTTccagaatgcattctcagaatatgcacaaacCAAGCATCGTGCAGAGCTTACACTGGCGTGCAGAGCTTACTCTGGCGCGCAGAGGCAAAGCAGTAGAGAAATATTAACTAGATGAATATTAAATCAATCGCATGCCCAATTTAGTTCTAGTCTCGGTTTAGTCAGCGAGTTATATAGACAGTCAATATAATAGACTGAGTCAATATATAGACTGATATACAGTTAATACATAGAAATATTGTCCGAACCGAAGTATAGGTGCGATATCGCTTCGAAAGATCGATAGTATGCTGTGAATGAAAGATCTATCACCGCAGTGCATTTTTTATCGTTCTTCAAATTTTGGTTTCAAACCTAAGGTAGAGATTCGACTAAAAGATACATTGCATCATTGCAAAAttacaaatttttgtttttatgcattGTCAATGAATTGGCAGTCCATCCATTGGTGGCATTGGGGAAACAAATGTAAAATCGCCTGGGACCGTAGTGTGTCTAGAGTACATAgaccagcttgtgtattgttctcgcgaggacaagaatgaatcatgaatcaaccatctccTCCTGCTTCTACAAAATCACGCAAACCATCAGGACCACCAAAACCTTATTCTTAAgagtttttattaaaaaaatcatacatcCTAATTTTAATAAGCgactgaataaaattattccgtagtcctacgtcgacaAAGCAGTCGGGTCTTGGTGTCTAAGAccctcatattttttttctcgcaaATAGTATGTTTTACTAATGAACATTACTACGGTGCATTCGAAGCATAATATAAACTTAAGTAACACGTTATCGTTAAACCAAACCCTGTATAAACCAGGTAAAAACtgcaggaggcgatctggcgtagtggtaacatccacacctctcacgcagagatcacgagttcaattcttactcccgacattcttccaaaaatggaagtaaaagtgaagaaccagccgaaatgtgttgaaagtcactataataaagaaaaataaaataaaaaaacaccgACTATCAAATCGCAAATTTAGTTTGCATATCATCATTCAATAAACTTTTCGTATATTATCAATAAAATGCCACCGATGTCGATCCACGATCATACTAAGAGATGCATTTCCAGGGATTTCACGTAAAAATActgataaaaaaaagagaaaattttcacaaacggtaaaaatctgtaccattctgtactttttggcgaaaatctgtaatctgtaccaaaaataacgaaacaaTCTTTACCTTTTCAGATAAAACTGTACGTGTGGTAACACTGCTCGCAGTTACTATCTTATTTGGGATTCGTTGGCCAGATGAAAGAACTTCGTGCGCCACTGGACGGTTTGTTGAAGAAGAATGCCCGCTGGGATTGGACCGCCGAATGCCAGAGGTCTTTCGAACGTTTCAAGACAATCCTCCCCTCCGATTTGTTGCTGACTGACTTCGATCCAGATAAAGAATTCATCGTTGCAGGTGACGTTTCCAGGAACGATCCGAGTGCAGTGATTATGCATCGGGTCCCTAACGTTGCAGTCAGGGCATCGTACACGTGTCAAACGGTCGCTGATGCCAGCTGAACAAAACTATGGAGAAATCGAGAAGCTTATTTTTGCTGTCATCCGTTTGCACAAAATGGCTTTCGAACGCAGATTCACACTTCAAACCGACCACAAGCCGTTGCTGAAAATATTTGAAAGCAAGAAGGGTATTCCAGCGCTGGGTACTCACGCTGCTGCTCTACAACTTTGACATCTAGTTTGTGCCGACTGCAAGTCACGCTGGTCACGCTGATCTGCTGTCATGCCTGATGAGTTTCAACAGTAAACCGGACTAAAACTACGTCATCGCTGCTGTGCAAATCGAATCGGATGAGAATGCGATCCTCGACGACTCCACCTTTGGTTTAGTTTGAACACATCATCAAGAACGTACAAAATGTATCGCAAAAGGCACATGGGATTGTACAAAACGAATCATTTGTCATTGCTCGGAAGTTCATATATTTTCAAGAGCTCTCAGGTTTCTGTGACTTCAAATCGTTATAGAACCTTTTTTTCTCATCTCTACATGAACCATTCTACAGAATCTGTTGATCATTGATTAGGTAATCCTGACAATATTTGCACCATCGTACAAATAAGGTTCCCGTTTCACCTGCGCATACAATGCTTTTGTTTTCTTCGTATGCACGGTAGTTATAATTCATATCATGATAGACAATTGCACCATGACGAAGTGGTAGCGTATTCGTGATTTGTCCCAcacgcagaaaaaaaatcgccgTGTGAGTGTCCCGGTAGACCGTGAAAAGGGTCTTAGACCTAGAAAAGAAAGGCTATCCCTTATCCGCGAAGGTGGCAACAGGTCGTCCGAGATCAGCTCGGATTCCGAGGGTTATCGCTGTCATCAGGGATTCGAGGGATTCGGTAGAATATAGTGCGTTCAATCAGCCAAATGGCAAAGGAACACAGGATCAGCGACTCTCGGCACGGAAGATCGTAATGTAAGATTGCGGGGAGGTTCCCCACAAAATAAACACGGAGGTCTACATCGGGATTTTAAGTAAGCATGTTCTTTCGTGGATCAAAGAGCAGCACGTCCCGAAGCCAAATGTTGTATTTCAACATTTCAACAAGAGTATTCAAGTATTTCAACAAAATGCGAATCGCATTCAGATGTGGTTGAAGAAACAGATTCAGATATTATGTTGGGCATTTTTTATTAGACTGTGGAGCTGCACGTATTCACGGACACCAGTGAACACGCTTATGGAAGTTAagacgatttttaaaaaatgcacGCGATTCCTTTGACAGTCGAAACAGACGTGAAATGCTCTCTTTATTCTATATTAGTTTGGAGTTTACATAAATTGCTTTCCTAAGCATCCGCGTGCCTATCGCGGGTCTGATTccttaaaatatatataaaaacaatCACGCGCTGTTGACGGCGTATTTTCTGGAAATCGAACGATGTGTTTGGATATCGTTATCTCGAATGATTCGTCTAATGTGGCGAATTATGTTTTTCGGATGTTAACTTGGATATATCGATTATCGGGCGATTGTGAAAggtaatctcatatatttctcAGTATTACTTCGCTTCAAAGTAGCACCGCATGAGCGAAAATCGGTACCACGTCTAGAAATGATGACAACTGTCATAAGAGCACAAATGCTGCACTCGTTTTTCAATGTCCATTCCATCAAATTTGATCGGTACGTTTTATGAACATATATTCGTTCCGACTAACACAAGTTCGAGCAATATCTCGAGTTCCGAATCGGCGAAGTATTGGGACTGATAAGACCGACTAGATAGACCAGTATTCCATTAAAGTTAAATTCTACAGACGTGGTATCCGGTTCATCGGGCCAAAATTTCCTTAATGAGCCCGAAGCAACCTGGTCGTTATGGTTGGCTATGAGCGAGAAAATGAGACGTCTAGTATCCAAAAGAACGTTCTAGTTTAATCGGCTTTAGCGCTTCTCAATCGTTCCAGGAACCCACTCGGTTACGTTGCGTTGGTGAACCAAATCATCTGCTTCGAACTCCCGTTTGATGGTGTTGTGGCGTCTGTTGAACTGGTTGTTTTGCTTCGTATTCACTTCAGTTATGCTTGGAATCTGTGGCCTGACACGATCGAGTGTTGTTTGGATCGGTCTTCCCAAGAACAGTTCAACAGGTGACTTTCCTTCAGGAGCGTTTCGATTCGGGGTTGAGCGATACTTGGATAACAGCATCTGGAGATGCTGAAAAGTGGCCATGTTTTCCTCCTTTACAAGCTTCTTGAGTCCTCTCTTCAGTGTGTCAACAAACCTTTCAGCCTGTCCATTCGACTACAGGGGATACGGAGCTATTATCGGGTGACAGATTCCGTTTGCTTTACAGAACCGCTTGAACATTGAACTGATGAACTGGGGACCATTGTCTGACACCAGTGTTCGTGGATTTCCATCCTTTGTGATGGTTTCTTCGAGAATATCCAGTGTTACCGTCGTTCTGGTACTGCGGGTGCGGAAAACTTCAGACTATTTGGAATAATCATCGACGATAACCAGATAGCAGTAACCATCCACGGGACCAGCGTAGACGATGTGAATGCGGTCCCTGGGCTTCGACGGAATCGACCAGGACTCACGATAAGTTTTCCTCGGGGATTTGGCGACTTTTTCACAGGAATTGCAATGTCGAAGACAGGTTCCTACGTCGTCGTCTATATTTTGCCAGTAAACGAAGCTTCTAGCCAACGTCTTCATGCGATCCATCCCAGGATGTCCACGATGCATTTGACGGAAGATGCGCTTCCGGAAACGTGCTGGAATGACGACCCTGTCAACAAACATTATGTAATCTTAAACAATCTGCAGGCTGTCTCGTCTGTCGAAGAACTGGCGAATGGCTGGATCCTGTAGTTGGGTTGCAGTTTGCGACCAACCTTGGTTGTTGTGCTGGATTATTTCTTGTAGGACTGAATCACGGATTGTCTCCTTGACTATTATTTCAGATGTGACCGGCAAAGCAGAGGTGGAGTCGTCGAGGATCGCATTCTCATCCGATTCGATTTGCACAGCAGCGATGACGTAGTTTTCGTCCGGTTTACTGTTGAAACTCATCAGGCATGACAGCAGATCAGCGTGACCAGCGTGACTTGCAGTCGGCACAAACTAGATGTCAAAGTTGTAGAGCAGCAGCGTGAGTAACCAGCGCTGGAATACCCTTCTTGCTTTCAAATATTTTCAGCAACGGCTTGTGGTCGGTTTGAAGTGTGAATCTGCGTTCGAAAGCCATTTTGTGCAAACGGATGACAGCAAAAATAAGCTTCTCGATTTCTCCATAGTTTTGTTCAGCTGGCATCAGCGACCGTTTGACACGTGTACGATGCCCTGACTGCAACGTTAGGGACCCGATGCATAATCACTGCACTCGGATCGTTCCTGGAAACGTCACCTGCAACGATGATTTCTTTATCTGGATCGAAGTCAGTCAGCAACAAATCGGAGGGGAGGATTGTCTTGAAACGTTCGAAAGACCTCTGGCATTCGGTGGTCCAATCCCAGCGGGCATTCTTCTTCAACAAACCGTCCAGTGGCGCACGAAGTTCTTTCATCTGGCCAACGAATCCCAAATAAGATAGTAACtgcgagcagtgttgccacacgtacagttTTATCTGAAAAGAtaaagattttttcgttatttttggtacagattacagattttcgccaaaaagtacagattggtacagatttttaccgtttgtgaaattttttttttttttatcagtatttttacttgaaatccCTGGAAATGCATCTCTTAGTATGATCGTGGATCGACATCAGCGGCATTTTATTGATAATATACGAAAAGTTTATTGAATGATGATATGCAAACTAAATTAGAACATGTATAACCATCATCAGACACATAATCAAATGcatataaatgagtattttttcatacttcatgattttttctctacaatgaatatttccgatggtacaaattttttgaagacaaagtacagatgagaaagatttatATTATGGCAACACTGGCTGCGAGACGTCCTTCGGGCTGGCATCTGGGAAATGGTGCGCGTCTTCTCAGGATTAGAATGAAGACCATCCTTGTCGATGTTATGACACAGGAATTTGATTTGTGAAAGAGAGAGAAACAACGGTTAGACACCTGGAATGACTGCTGTTATGCTGTCGATGATCCTCTGGAAAGCACCAGGGGTGGATTTGATTCCGGGCGGCAAACGGTTGTAATTGAACAATCCTTGATGAGTGTTGACTGTCAGCATCTTACGGGATTCCTCTTCGACTTCTACTTGGAAGTATACGTCTGAGAGGTCGTTGCGGGAAAGCGGGAACCAGCTAGCTTCCGGATTCGGCAAAGGATGGCAATCGGATTCCAGCGCGTCGTTGGGACTTGTAGAGTAATCACCACAGACACGAACGGAGAGGTTGTCAGCCTTGCGGGCAACCACGATGGCGGTCGCCCAGTTGGAGAATTGAACTGATGAAATAATTACTTTATCTTGCAATCTTTCTAGCTCGGCGTCACCCTTGAGAAGTGCAGCGTAGAACACTGGCCTCTTTGGACAATACACAGGGTGTGACTCGGGTTTGAGGAACAGCTTCACTTGTGCTTTGGTGCAACAACAAAGGTAGCTTTGAAAAACATCAGGAAATCTGGAACGGAGCTCATCTACCAAGGGCTCGGACTTCTACTATACGGACTGGATCAGTGTGTTGAACGGAACCGACCAGATATCGAATTGACCGATCAtgaaaacctaacatgccgggggttcgagttcgattcccgttctggtcggggaaaatcttcatcaaagaaatttcatcggtctcgatcttcattcgaccgtgggacgatttccatcgctggtgattgttgcgtggacatagttattCCATTAGTCAATTTAGTCAATTAaggaccctgagttttgaactcacgatcgatcgcttactaagcgaacgcgcgatcaatgtggctacgaagaccccctatttagtgggcatctgttaaaaaagaaggaggagataatcgAATTGTTTTGAATACGAATTTCCTCTACCTTATGTGGAGTGCATATTGATTCCACCGGAGCTATCATTTCTCAGCTTGAAGCACAGGATGTTGCATTTGCGTTTGGCGACTACAATCAGTCTGGTTTAGTATGAAATATCCCGTCGAATGCTCCACCTTCTATTGACTGCTCACGATTACGTTTTCCGACTGCTTCTTCGACCTACTCGATGTATTCTGTTTTCATGGAAAACGCAGATCAATACAGTGCTGAACAGGAATGACCGCTTGCTCGATCTAGTGCTAGCAAATGATGCTGCTTTATCAAGGTGCTCGATCACCGAGGCCGTCAATCCAGTTATTCCGCTCGACCCCGATCATCCAGCACTAGAAGTTGACGTCAATCTACCGATGCCAACTGGATTTGTAGATGTACCAGATCTGACTTCCTTCAATTTCCAGAAAGCGGATTTCGCAGCTATAGCTCAAGTCGACTGGGAATTTCTGGAGACCATCGAGGATGTGAATGCTGCCGTTGCCAGGTTTTCTGATGTCATGACCCGTATCATCGCTGATTGCGTTCCTGCGCGGAGGACTGCACGGAAACCAATCTGGGGCAATGGACGACTGAGAGAACTCAAAAGATTGCGATCCTCTGCTCTCCGGCGTTGCTGTAGGCTGCGATGTCCGTTTGCTAAGCAAGAGCTGAACCGGACGAGCAACGAATACCGTTTATACAATCGCTTCCTGTATACACAGTATACGAGGCGTATGCAGAAAAATCTCCGTAGAAACCCGAAACTTTTCTGGTCCTTTGTCAACTCCAAGAGAATGGAAAAAGGCTTGCCCGTAAACATGTTTCTGGTGAACCACTCGGTTTACACTGCACTCGAGAAATGCGATATTTTCGCTACTCACTTCAAGCGAGCATTCAATTACCGTTCGTCCTCCGAAATGCAAGTTACCGCTGCCGTTAGAGACACTCAAACCAATTATTGAATCTTGACATCTTTCGAGTCACCAGCGATGTTGTGGAGGCTGCGATCCGCAAATTAAAGTATTCCTTGACACCCGGTATCCCTTCTTGTGTACTGAAAAAATGTGCACCAAGTCTTGCCTGTCCTTTATCGGTCCTATTCGACACCTCTCTACAGCAGAGTATGTTTCCTTCGCTATGGAAGCAGTCAGTGATGTTTCCAGTACACAAGAAAGGAGACAAACGTAACAAAGAAAACTACCGAGGAATAACATCACTTTGCGCCTGTTCGAAAGTTTTCATTGTCAATATGTTTTCATTGTCAATGATGCTGTGTTTCCTGTTGCAAGAACTATCTGTCATTGGAT from Toxorhynchites rutilus septentrionalis strain SRP chromosome 3, ASM2978413v1, whole genome shotgun sequence encodes:
- the LOC129774047 gene encoding uncharacterized protein K02A2.6-like; the encoded protein is MGKSATIAGILPRSWNDILVSIVKRGVAFSKTGGTETIGFDGFKAMSGSIRPVFYAALLKGDAELERLQDKVIISSVQFSNWATAIVVARKADNLSVRVCGDYSTSPNDALESDCHPLPNPEASWFPLSRNDLSDVYFQVEVEEESRKMLTVNTHQGLFNYNRLPPGIKSTPGAFQRIIDSITAVIPGV